TGCCCTCAGGTGGCTCCTGACTCATATAAACGGCTGACATTTAGCGCAGAGCCCTAAGGTGAGCGGTGCGCTTTCATGTACTTACATGTCCTCCGGCATCCAATGAAGCAGCACCTTCACCTTCCCAGAATCCTCCTTCCGCCTGGCGATCACCTGCTCAATTGCACACAATGAGAAGAAGTGCATGAGATCTCGATTATGGGTTAAATCCATGCTACAACTACTGGCTGTGTGCTTGTAAAAGAAGCGGAGCATGCTGGTTAAATGGGACAGTTTTCATGGGGTTTTGGGAGCAGCAGGCGAGGCGGTGACTGTGGCCGTGAAGAGGAGGGCCTGTGCAGCTCATTAACAGTTTAATTAAAGACACAGGGGAGCAGCGGCCCAGACAGATGCTACTGGACCATGAGAGCCAAAGCAAGTCCTTGATGGCTATGCAAAGCAGTCACGTTGATGACTAGTGACACGGCtagcatataaaaaaaaaaaaacactttctctTGATTCAGCCATTTAAGACTACATAAATTTCTCTAGAAACAAGTATACTACATTTTCTATACTAAAGACATGGGCTGTGTTCGAAACATAATACTAGTGCAGAATACTAAGTTGGTTTGTTGTATTTAAATTTATTGCCATATCAGCTTCTCAAACTATTAAATTGTAGATAAAGATTCAACAAACAATATAATaactacaaatattttataaagttcaacttaagaaaaaatatatacaactttacttgtaataaataaatatatatatatatatatatatatatatatatatatatatatatatatatatatatatatatatatatatatttatttatttatttatttatttattttatttttttttccctggaTCCTTCAAAGTTTGCCCAGATAAAAATCattgtttcattaaaaataaaattgggcaaaccaaaaataaataaaaatactagaTACACACAATAGCAAAGTGCTTACTGTGCAGTATATACTACAAACGGcctactatttaaaaaaaatatatatatatagcatgtGAAGCTTTATTCAATATGCAATACAAAAACATAAGCACATTGTGTAATGTATGTGTACATACTATATGGAGCAGAAATAGTATGAGTGGCATGCTAGTGATCCAGCTTGTTTAAGGATGGGAGGGAGGTGAAGTGTGGGTACCCACCGTACTGTGAAACACAACGCTGTGACCCTTGCCCTGGCTCTCAATATGGGTCGCTAGATTGAGGCAGATGGCGCGATGACGGATTGCATCCATGGTCTGAGCGTCAAAAAAGTCGTGAGGCCGCGCTGGTGGGAGAAAACAGAGAGCAGGTGAAGTCAGAGAGAATGAGATTTGAAACCAGAGCTGAAAACGGATTAAAGTTACACTGACACTCACGCAACGACCGTCGCCGCTTGTACTTGAGTTTCCTCCTCTTGTTGATGCCCGCTTTGGAAGGTGACTCTTCCTTCACCTTGGTTTGGCTAGAGAGTTTGGAGGAATTCTGGGAACTGAAGTGGGTTGGCACGTGGCGCGCTAACCCCCCCTGGGAGGCGAAGGTGGCATTGCAACCGCCCACCACACACTACACAAAGAAAGGCAATGGTCAGAGtaattacagtaaataaaaaacaacagcaCTGACTCTTAGCAACGCTGGGTTATAATTACAGGACAGCGTTTTCATTGTCTAGCCaaacaaaaatacagcagtATGCAACAGGTTATTCTAGTATAACAGTATgaacatgtaaataaataaaataaaattataattaaaatatatatatatatatatatatatatatatatatatatatatatatatatatatatatatatatttatatttgcatGCACGTGTGCAAAGAAGAGGCCGACCTTGAACGGTTTGTCTCCGCTGTGTGACAGCATGTGTCTCTGAAGCCAGCTTTGACTGGTGGATGGTGTATTATACACCTTACAGCCTTTCCAAAGACACACGAAAACCTGCGGGGAACAATGTAAGAATTTCACTCTAAACACCAAAAGTATAAGCCTGAGAAATGTTTTGTACTGCATAAAAcaagcatgcacacacactgaCCCCGCCGCGCTGTCCGTCCACATGCACCCCGCGGATGTGCTCAGCCAGGTCCGGGCTGGTGTTGAACAGCATGTGGCACTGATCCCAGCAGCAGGGGTAAGATGAGCCCTTAGTGGAGGAGGAAGACGCCCCACCGTGACCGTTCATCATAGCTGGCGTAGAGCGACCGCTGGATGCGATGCTCTCCATGTCCATGAGAGTACTGCTGATACTGAAACACATGaacatgattattttttaacacaaaCATCCAAAAATCCAATGTCCttcaacatttaaaataaataaatatatttcaaaggTGCAACAATATTTGTTTTGCTGCCTGATACGACAGTAACCTTAGACTTTATACCATTATTGGAGCATCAAAAGCATTTTAATGCCCTTTTCATATTGTTTTCTGGAATAAATCCCACTGTAGCTGCAATTATCCACTAAAAATATCCTTTTTAGTTCATCTGTGTCCACAAAACTGgccataacacacacacacacacacaaaactaaACGTGATAGACATGAGTTAAAAAGTGACAGGTTGTGGCATCGATAAACACTACAACACAAAAACTGGGGAAAGTTTGCTTGAGTAACACGACTAATACAGAAACTTTATCTCAATTTTTGTGGCAAAATCTGCAATTCAAGCACCCACGTTATCAATCATGACTCTTTGTGAACGGTAAATGTGGCCAGTGCAGTGGGGCGAGCGCCTAACCGTGGCACACAAACGCTGAAACACTAAGCTTTTGAGCGAGCAGCTGTGCAGTGTGGGAGAGGACAGTGGTAAACTACCGCAGTAAAGCACCATGAACTCCAGTGATTGTGATTGAATGGCTCCTGAGGGGAGAGGAGGGGCTCACACACACTTCCATCTGTTGGTTCCTTTCAGACTTCACTGCCCACAACTGACGCTAAATCCCAGCATGTGCCAGAGAACAGGATGCTGGGTAATCACAGAGACAAACTCCAACTGCCAGTCTGACTACCGATGAAGTGATAAAGTGTTTACATTTGCAAAACCCACAGGTACGTCAATGATTTTTTGCTGAAACTGGATTTCTGCACATAAATAGTGCATGCACTAAATGCAATATTTTGCATTACAGACTTGTTCAAATCAATTCCCGCAAGTTTAACAGTAACAGTGATGCTTAACTTAATATGAGACTTGTATGCATGAACTGGGTTACTAAACTGTTTGAATGTGAATTTTGGCATGACAGCAATAGACCAGGTCTGGCATATGAAATGCATTAGCATCAGTTTTTTCTTCTGGAATCTGTGGCCGTCTCTCAGCACCACACTCATCAGACGGATTGCAAAGATGGTTAAAACCTCCACACACGTGTGTTGCTTGGTCCAGCAGGCTGATCAATGTACACAGAGTCTAATTCAGAAAACTGTGCCAAAACCTGCTGAAGTGGATTAGCAAACATGTAACACCTGCTTTTACTCAAACGTCCCATCCAGTGGAGTTCCCCTCCACCAGATCTCTCAAAACTCATTTCCACTTTCACATATTCAAACTGTCTGGCACATACTGATCTGGTGTTTGACATAACTGACATTAAACCTTGATGACTTCTAGAGCAAAACACAAATTTCAGGTCTGATCCTCACATGAAACTTATTATATGACGTGGAATACAGTGCACATgtcatttgaaatatttttacccAGTCCACAAAGAAAAGCGCAAACAATTCACCCAACAACTCCTTTTTAACAGTATGATAAATGCCACTTTTATGCAAAcatatcggtaacactttacaataagttcacattacttacattaacattaacaatgagcaatacttttgttacagtatttattaatctttgttcatgttagttcattgTTGGTCCATTAAAGGGTtttttgattatgatttcacttttttaactttagttagtgtgtaatgttgctgtttgagcataaacaacatctgcaaagttacgacgctcatagttcaatgcaaagggagatattttcttttacagaaatcactttttaaggtctacaacaaacggctggtagggactacaacaagcttcttcccgggttggtgacatcacaaaccctaaaatttacataaaccccgcctcCGAGAACACTCAACAAAGGGGGTGTGACCATGTTGGGCTgttttagagaagaggaagagttgttgtagtagagtatTGTtgtcatgctgtcattttacgccggactgcttcacaaacgagggtcaattcaacacaaaagatgaacatgacggcacatgctagtggatgagttgaatcaactccacagcaactacataaatgtatccactaaccattcagaaacgtccagtttcattctaaaagttgcaacttcttcctgagtctctccatcagtgtcgactccggtttgaacaatgtaaggctgaacaccgttactgacaatcctcattttgtctgcgtgagattctccagctttgttgttgttgagctgttaaagctccgccctcttctggaaagggggctgggagcagcagctcatttgcatttaaagggacacacacaaaaacggcgtgtttttactcacacccaaataggggcaaatttgaaaagctataataaatgatctgtggggaattttgagctgaaacttcacagacacattctggagacaccagagacttatattgcatcttgtgaaagaggcatTACAGGTCCCTTTTAGATAATATCAACAGACAACTTTTGATTAAAAGTAACGCAGTTAACTAATGTCAATAAATGAAACTTTATCGTAAAGCGTTACTAAACTATCACTTAAATGACAATTTAACCAACTATCAATATGACTTGATGAATAACCTGGACTATTTGTAGATCTGAAGGCAATGAACATTTCCAAAAGCTACACTACAAAAGGCATAATCTTATCTATCAGTTGTCGTGTGCTCCGGGTCATACTCTCCCAGATGTCCTGCACAAAAGTTACATTCAACCCCTCCAGCTGGCCAAACAGCAGGGCTCAGGGCCTCCACTCAGATTTTAAGAGCTTTATTCCCACCAAAAGCTCCACAAAACAGCACTTCTGGCACAGAGCAGGGATTCCCATCCGCACACACATTCCCTCTTTCTCCTGCCTCCACCGCTGGGCTGACCTGATACATCGTGTTCACTGTGAATTCGTTCCACCGTGCCTGCAGATTTCCCATGTGCTGTGAGCCAGGCCGTCTACAGCCCCATGGAGGATGAGGAATCCATTTTCTCCTGCCTTTAGAGTAATACAAATAGTAAAAGATCCACCCTAGAATGATGAAGGCAGGCAGAAAGTGCCATAAAACACTTGCACAACCGCACCCATGTCACCCTGGTGATGTGGAAAGATGGCGAAAGGTCTCACAGGTTGGAGCACTGGATGACGTAAAACCAGTTCAAAGAATTCGATTTGATAAGGAAGGCGGACACAAAAGCAGGCCGACGCCAATTTCCAGAGTAAGTGTTCTGTCTGAGCTTTAAACTGACGGAtatttattaggggtgtgacgagagcgttagctcacgagacgagacaagatttttacacagtattttttaagaaatcttcAATGCAGAAATAGATGACTGGAAAAAAAGTCttgcaggtgcatttgaaatgttttaactaatcatcttgtaatgaacgTCATTTCAgctctactttctgagtatgaattatcacaTGATATGAgtattgtcttttactgcaagcactgtaaaaggttttgccacaaactcatctgactggcttctctcctgtatgatttcagtctcttcagacatcactgtacatgatttatgagcttctacatcTTTTGACCTCCAAATTGAACtcggttgcactttattttaaggtgtctttgttacactgtaattagacatttaagtactgagtaatattattaactacatgtacttactataggtttaggattaggttttggtttggtttagggttagttgcatgtaattatgcataatttatagttattacaatAGTGACtacatgtaacaatgacactgtaaaataaagtgttaccctgaactcctttccacaaattgatcatggaaataaaaacagtttaaataaaaaggaataaCACGGTTTTCTCTTAGTCTTGAATGAAAACAATAAATGCAACCATAATTAaagtactctctcaatattcaaattgCAAATAGAGACAACatttttcttcaagcatgatacagagctgagagatggttataactacacagcccagcctaagatagctttcatttttggagatatttgcatgcatcagggtaTTGAAATCTCGTTTGATTGCGTgtactctgtgaatagggagcGGCGGTGCTGAGCGCGCTTTCTACAAGATAAGAGATTCGTCAGACGCTTAGGCTGTGTTGAGCAacgaatcctccgccatggtcttgtcagtcatctcatcACTTACTCTCGTCAtgtgatcagtgaactctgattcctgctgcactacgTATGACTCTGCAGCTCATTTTGGATGAGCAGGATGGGATTGAAGAGACCGTTAtcaaactgaattaaatgatttttatttcaataaaaagcTCATTTCACCCTCACGCTCCATCATGGCGATCACATTTTAATCTAACGACATCTCGTCACATCCCTAATAAATATCCATCCACTTAAAATCCagcaaaattacagttttaactGCACTGACGGTATCAGAGGAGAACAAAacatgaactgaactgagctgaataatgacactattgtcttctaaCTTCATAACCGAATCAAAGTTTGCAACATCGATacgttattgaactgaactgactCAAGCTGAATAACGACACTATTGTCTGAAATGAACTAGTTTCATAATCAATGAACtttacagttattgaactgaattgagctgatTAACGACACTTGTCTGAACTGaacttgtttcataattgatgaactttaaagagttactgaactgaatcaacactgaactgaatcgaGCTGAATAACTACAAGAATAGAATTTAAACTTGTAATCATTGttacttttttgtttattactgtgaagctgctttgaaattatTTCTATTGTATGAAGTGCTATCAAAATAAAGGTAAGGTGAATGATTGTGATAAGCTTTAAAAGTTCTGCTAAACAATTTGATTGGATCTTTCTTTCAAACACTGAACGTGAATGTTCTCAGAGTCATTCTGactaacatctccttttgtgtttctaGAAAATAAAGacatctgaatgagtttgagggaGCAGGATTACTGCTCTGAACAAATAAACTCTGGGGTAATTAGTTACTGCGGTGCCAACAGGGCAAGACTGTTCAAATTAGACTCAGAAATGTGGTTAAAATACACCTGGGATTGTTGAACTTTTAATGTAAACACTCATTTTTCATTGCCGATGCCAATACAGAGTTAAGGCCAGTTCACACCAGGAACCATAACTATAGGGATAACAatattagtgtccacagcagAAGACGATATCCCCCTTAAGTAGAATAGCGTAAGCACGTTCAAGGCgatgttttgtgtttataaagaataaacagttgtatttttttcgaaaatgaccaatcattttgctagataagacccttattcctcgtcgtttaaagctctttgaagctgcaatgaaactgtaattttgaccttccgtttggtgcccattgaagtccactataaggagaaaaattctggaatgttttcatcaaaaaccttaatttttcGACTggcgaaagaaagacatgaacatcttggatgacatgggggtgagtaaattatcaggaaaagtttatttaaaagcgaactaaccctttaagctgatTGGCAGAACCaattttaatggttttatttcTGCTTTTTGACAACAATTAGACATGAACGCAACCCTTAATATTGCAAAACAACAATATAGTtgcaataacaacaaaaatattaatgaaaatatGAGATATACGTAACTGATTTGCAGATTGTCGCATTTCTGCTTTTAGTGCATAGGAATAAAAGACCGtactaataataattcatatattaatcataatattgttatttgtgccataattgtttttgtttcttgATCCTAAACGGATCAGTCTAATTGTTCAGCTCCACAATTCTCGCGTGAGAGTCGAGTACGTTAGTTATCTACACAGCACACGAAAGCCGTGATTTATCAACAGAACTAATATTAAACGACAGATGTAAATATCGTTGAGTCCGGTGGTCGGTTGACGCACCTGTCCTCGGAGTCCATGCGGCTGAGAGGCTCTCCGTCCGACGATGAGCTCATCATCTCCAGACTCGCGCGCCTCTTCATTCCGCCGCCGCCGTTGCTGTTTTTCTCCGCCGGTGAGGACGCGTTTTCCTCCTCCCTTTGTTCTCTTTTCATCCGCTCCGCCGTCCCGTCCGCACTGCCGGGGCTCTTCTGCTGCTCTTTCTCCGGCTCCGCTTCCGTCTCGCCATCCTCGTCGTTGCCGCCGTCTGCCCGCGTGGCTTCCTCCGGGCTTTGTTCAGTAGACTCGTGTCCGTTGAGCTTCTCgtccgtctccgctccgtccATCTTAACGGCCGGTTCCGGATCGGCGGCGCGCAGGCCCGACTCGCTCCCGTCGCCGTTTTGTTCGCTCGGGTTCGGCGACTCTTGCTCGGAACCGTCAGAAGTCGTCGAAGCCATCGGGTTCCACTCGTGTACGCGCGGTCTGGCCGGGTTTAAGCGACTGGAAACGGATGAAACGCGGAGACTTTCAGTAACCGGACGGATCGTGGAACTGCTGGAGGCTGATCGGGGACGCGCGGGGAGGAGCGAGCGAGCGTGACGTCGGCGCTTATTATGAATGCCTCCACGTGCTCGCAACAccaaatatacaaaataaaggTGAAAAGTTTTTATTACAAAACAGAAATGGCTGACTGATATGTTGTAATATTGCTCGTTCATTAATCTGAAAcgcatttaatattaatttacattattttaaaagagCATACAGGAATTGTGTGGTGTTATAAACACAATAAAGATGCTAATCTAAAATTCTGTAGTTATTTGAACTATTCTTCGAAAATATGGatgaataataatataagtttttaaataaaatgagtcTAGAGTTAAAGTTTGAAATACTTCATTAAACgttttgacatttgacattattattaGTTCCTAAAACACAAGAAATTAAGTAATTTtacttgtaaaatattttaagtaattttacttgtaaaatattttattactcgaaaatataaaaatattcattcacTTGTATTCATGATTTTTGTTCTTGACGGTTACACCACgtgacatttaattaaaatatttgccCGTTGTTACATCTTATTAACATATGTGAGGTATGTTtacaaacagaaaaatataaataatttaaaaatataaataaataaataaataaaaataacgtgCGAAGGTCAGGTGGTTTTAAGAAAGCATACGTCACTGAATTTAGCCTACATGTTTGCTCTGATTCCGGTCTTATTGTTCGGTTAGAAACTTTTCAGCTGTAGTTTTTCTCAAGAGGGGAGTTTCCAGATTCACAATCAGTGGCGTGTTTGCCGCATAAACGCACGAATCTAGTTCAAAACTGGAAAATATAATGAGTCAGATAAACCTTTAAAACGTCCTTCCTGGAAAGCGCCACTAGATGGCGTCAGTTTCCGGTTTATAGGATTTTACACGGTAATCAAAATACAGATTCTCACGAGAGAAAGCAAATCGTGATTTCGAGCATGTTGAggccaaaaataaatatttctacaacattattattattgaaaggGTGCACATTTATGAAACGCTTCATTTAGAAAACATTCATTGTTTTGCACACCATGACCAGCAGAGGGCGCCATCAGTTACTGTTGCAGTACTGCATCCAACCACCAGATGGTGCCAAAAACAATTAATTTGGTGTTTAAGGCgagacaccccaggtgaatagggtaaaaaatTAATAGCTATCACCATACTTCCCCAgctgattgattacattaaaaattacaaacattttttgtattgcaagttttcaaaaatgttgtttaaatatgcaaatgagccattatctaattaaatatgcgctaatttgcatacatttctagaacaaaaatctgaatattggatgacgtcaagttcaaaattctcaatttttttgaaaatattaaattcaaaggtTTTACAGAGGGAGTTTTGGATATCTCTTTTCATCACTACATAAATCAGTAGTGATaattttcaccatttttttaggaataaaatgctgtataaaatcaggcaaattatacatcaacaaatccctctgtaaaaaccttcagagtATAGATAGGAATAAAGTTTGTGTATGTAAGTTCTGCagaagtggagatttctgactcagagcaggagaaaaaactcattttgagaaaacagcctttaaagatatttactgtaattgaaatctaaagatgcaaatagataaagtgctataaaatgtacacttaaatgtgtattttggatATTTTCTTTCCATCAGTCTGAAAAAACACTTCATGAAAAGCCAAAAAGCGCAAAATTGACATGGTGCctgaaaacagtgttttttacCTGTATGTCTCCccttaattaaataaaaaaaatctgttattatttactcaccctcatgttattccaaacctgtatgaatttctttcttttgctgaacacaaaagtagatattttgaagaatgttgataaTCAAACAATTGATGGgcctcattgacttccatagtatttatttttccatctTTATTCaattcctttaaataaaaagaccAAAAAAACTCCTGTCTCGAAAGAAGGTCCCTACAATATATCTAtacaatgtatttattaatataatttatatttattaggCAATAGATATCTTAAGTATATATACACCAAAAGTATTTTTTGTAAATCAAATTGCATATATAGTAGGGTAGagcggggtaagttgtcacactcttcataactccaaaactagaGGCTCTATCTCAAAAATCAAATAGCCACTTTGTGTGACTTCTTCCATAGTCAACTTCCTGTTCACATGTGGTCAAGATCGCTCTAATCTGAGGTTAGcacaattttcttatttttggcttaaaaagtaaaaaaattgcACTTTAAATTTTATGCAATACATCTTTGTTAGAtatgaatgttaaaaatgattattttatggatcttgagagaggaaatgtcattgctggctatgcaggcctcactgagccattgaatttaatcaaaatatcttaatttgtgttccgaagatgaacgaaggtcttacgggtgtgaaacgacatgagggtgagtaattaatgacagaattttcatttttgggtgaactaaccgtttAAGTCAGTTATGTTCAGAGATTAAACATGTTATCTGCAGTATTCCATTCAGTTATCATGGATCTATAAGCCAGAGAAAGTTTGAGTTTAAAGTTCAAAGTAAAGTGGTCTTGCCACTTAATGTGTTTTGATTGAAATGTGAAAAATTCTCTAGGcatgattgtttatatttccagttctggtttgaatttaaaaattaaaatcaataataacaattaagtagttgtgttcttatttttagATAATCTAGTGTGTCAGCTTACCCGCCGATGGGGCAAATTGTCACAAGTGCACATTCTCTGTTCAACAGTCTACAACTCCGTAATGACATAAGATATGGAAATGTAATGAATACAACATATGTGCCCAACACTTCCTCCTTTCATTTGGTATGACATTTATACCATTGTGATGTATGGTGCTCAGTGAATGTgaaaagtgtgacaacttaccccgctCTCCCCTAAAATATGGATTAGTGCATATAATGATTTAGTAATAAACAGCAGTGCTTGAAAATACATGGAAATGGAAAAAAGGACTCAAAAGCTCTTCGCATATATAAG
Above is a genomic segment from Megalobrama amblycephala isolate DHTTF-2021 linkage group LG14, ASM1881202v1, whole genome shotgun sequence containing:
- the aebp2 gene encoding zinc finger protein AEBP2 isoform X1, which translates into the protein MASTTSDGSEQESPNPSEQNGDGSESGLRAADPEPAVKMDGAETDEKLNGHESTEQSPEEATRADGGNDEDGETEAEPEKEQQKSPGSADGTAERMKREQREEENASSPAEKNSNGGGGMKRRASLEMMSSSSDGEPLSRMDSEDSISSTLMDMESIASSGRSTPAMMNGHGGASSSSTKGSSYPCCWDQCHMLFNTSPDLAEHIRGVHVDGQRGGVFVCLWKGCKVYNTPSTSQSWLQRHMLSHSGDKPFKCVVGGCNATFASQGGLARHVPTHFSSQNSSKLSSQTKVKEESPSKAGINKRRKLKYKRRRSLRESRPHDFFDAQTMDAIRHRAICLNLATHIESQGKGHSVVFHSTVIARRKEDSGKVKVLLHWMPEDILPDAWVSESDRPQLKTKVVHLSQLPQDTAVLLDPNIYRCDRRCSDDRTSEACLEGLGDMTLSCLPAGRTD
- the aebp2 gene encoding zinc finger protein AEBP2 isoform X4; translation: MASTTSDGSEQESPNPSEQNGDGSESGLRAADPEPAVKMDGAETDEKLNGHESTEQSPEEATRADGGNDEDGETEAEPEKEQQKSPGSADGTAERMKREQREEENASSPAEKNSNGGGGMKRRASLEMMSSSSDGEPLSRMDSEDSISSTLMDMESIASSGRSTPAMMNGHGGASSSSTKGSSYPCCWDQCHMLFNTSPDLAEHIRGVHVDGQRGGVFVCLWKGCKVYNTPSTSQSWLQRHMLSHSGDKPFKCVVGGCNATFASQGGLARHVPTHFSSQNSSKLSSQTKVKEESPSKAGINKRRKLKYKRRRSLRESRPHDFFDAQTMDAIRHRAICLNLATHIESQGKGHSVVFHSTVIARRKEDSGKVKVLLHWMPEDILPDAWVSESDRPQLKTKVVHLSQLPQDTAVLLDPNIYRMFF
- the aebp2 gene encoding zinc finger protein AEBP2 isoform X3, which codes for MASTTSDGSEQESPNPSEQNGDGSESGLRAADPEPAVKMDGAETDEKLNGHESTEQSPEEATRADGGNDEDGETEAEPEKEQQKSPGSADGTAERMKREQREEENASSPAEKNSNGGGGMKRRASLEMMSSSSDGEPLSRMDSEDSISSTLMDMESIASSGRSTPAMMNGHGGASSSSTKGSSYPCCWDQCHMLFNTSPDLAEHIRGVHVDGQRGGVFVCLWKGCKVYNTPSTSQSWLQRHMLSHSGDKPFKCVVGGCNATFASQGGLARHVPTHFSSQNSSKLSSQTKVKEESPSKAGINKRRKLKYKRRRSLRESRPHDFFDAQTMDAIRHRAICLNLATHIESQGKGHSVVFHSTVIARRKEDSGKVKVLLHWMPEDILPDAWVSESDRPQLKTKVVHLSQLPQDTAVLLDPNIYSNPIIHEAFHCGSH
- the aebp2 gene encoding zinc finger protein AEBP2 isoform X2 yields the protein MASTTSDGSEQESPNPSEQNGDGSESGLRAADPEPAVKMDGAETDEKLNGHESTEQSPEEATRADGGNDEDGETEAEPEKEQQKSPGSADGTAERMKREQREEENASSPAEKNSNGGGGMKRRASLEMMSSSSDGEPLSRMDSEDSISSTLMDMESIASSGRSTPAMMNGHGGASSSSTKGSSYPCCWDQCHMLFNTSPDLAEHIRGVHVDGQRGGVFVCLWKGCKVYNTPSTSQSWLQRHMLSHSGDKPFKCVVGGCNATFASQGGLARHVPTHFSSQNSSKLSSQTKVKEESPSKAGINKRRKLKYKRRRSLPRPHDFFDAQTMDAIRHRAICLNLATHIESQGKGHSVVFHSTVIARRKEDSGKVKVLLHWMPEDILPDAWVSESDRPQLKTKVVHLSQLPQDTAVLLDPNIYRCDRRCSDDRTSEACLEGLGDMTLSCLPAGRTD